In the genome of Vibrio sp. 16, one region contains:
- a CDS encoding dCMP deaminase family protein — protein sequence MISKWAQRFYQMAELVGSWSKDPSTQVGAVITKQNRIVSVGFNGYPHGISDSAMTDDREMKYLKTLHAEENAILFAKRDLDGCEIWVTHFPCPNCAAKIIQTGISAVHCPEQTPDFLSRWGDKIKVSQEMFLQAGVKVNWLPLSDLEGDA from the coding sequence ATGATATCGAAATGGGCACAACGCTTTTACCAAATGGCGGAACTTGTTGGCTCTTGGAGTAAAGACCCCTCAACACAAGTTGGCGCGGTCATTACTAAACAAAATCGTATTGTTTCCGTTGGCTTTAATGGCTATCCACATGGCATTTCAGACAGTGCAATGACAGACGATAGAGAGATGAAATACCTCAAGACTCTCCATGCAGAAGAAAACGCCATTCTATTCGCAAAGCGCGATTTGGACGGCTGCGAGATTTGGGTTACCCATTTTCCCTGCCCAAACTGTGCGGCTAAGATTATTCAAACAGGCATCTCTGCGGTCCACTGCCCTGAGCAAACCCCAGATTTCCTCTCTCGATGGGGAGACAAGATCAAGGTTAGTCAAGAGATGTTTTTGCAAGCTGGGGTTAAAGTAAACTGGTTACCTTTAAGTGATCTAGAAGGTGACGCTTAG
- a CDS encoding pyridoxamine 5'-phosphate oxidase family protein produces MLSTTKRTEINKGQHKAVFDPDQLDAIIDESLIAHIAISTESGPVIIPMLAWRVDRHIYVHGANNSRLMRNLSKGEPSCLTFTLFDGWVLARSAFHHSAHYRSAVVFGTFERVEDKQEKDQVLNHFIEHIAPGRTDHVRLSSDKELAATMVLRIPLTEASVKISCSGVNDDKSDLERPVWAGVLPYRTVVGPLEPADGLGDLPEPDYSAAYGDRWHRS; encoded by the coding sequence ATGCTATCGACAACGAAAAGAACCGAAATCAACAAAGGACAGCACAAAGCTGTCTTTGACCCAGACCAACTGGACGCAATCATAGATGAGTCGTTGATCGCACATATTGCCATTTCGACGGAAAGCGGTCCCGTGATCATTCCCATGCTGGCATGGCGAGTCGACCGCCACATCTACGTTCATGGGGCGAACAACAGCAGACTGATGCGTAATCTAAGCAAAGGAGAGCCCAGTTGTCTCACTTTTACCTTATTTGATGGATGGGTGCTTGCTCGATCGGCTTTTCACCACAGCGCACACTATCGCTCAGCCGTGGTTTTTGGCACCTTCGAACGCGTTGAAGACAAGCAGGAAAAGGATCAGGTGCTAAACCACTTTATCGAACACATCGCACCTGGTCGAACCGATCACGTTCGACTCAGTAGCGATAAAGAACTCGCGGCGACCATGGTGCTTCGTATTCCTCTCACGGAAGCCTCGGTGAAAATAAGTTGCTCAGGCGTGAATGATGACAAAAGTGATTTAGAGCGACCTGTTTGGGCGGGCGTCCTACCTTATCGCACCGTCGTCGGGCCGCTTGAGCCAGCAGACGGGCTCGGAGACCTGCCAGAGCCCGACTACAGCGCGGCTTATGGAGACCGCTGGCACCGTTCATAG
- a CDS encoding ABC1 kinase family protein, whose translation MSTKERSLPTHRISRFSKFASLATRVTGNVIAEGTKQIAQGNKPNMRDLLLTPKNIHRLTQQLAHLRGAAMKMGQMLSMDAGDILEPELAEILAKLRSDADPMPSKQLSQTLADALGTEWKSQFLAFNFKPIASASIGQVHQAYSDDGDNIAIKVQYPGVRKSIDSDVDNVGTLLKMVGLIPDSVDYNGLLEEAKWQLHDEANYVREAEFAHRYREALKDSPHFVVPKVYSLISSESVLAMEYLEGEPIETLVNEPEAVRDRAMTNLLDLLFKELFEFKMVQTDPNFANYLFMRDTEQIGLLDFGATREYSERFSSGYRQAFRAALNQDETGLNSALEQIGFFSQGILPEQRSAILNLVNMACEPMLVDEAYDFKRSDLATRLRQAGSVLSMEQDYWHTPPADALFLHRKIGGLYLLAARIGAKVNIHRLVTPYLDT comes from the coding sequence ATGTCGACTAAGGAACGCAGCCTTCCTACTCATCGCATCTCTAGGTTCAGTAAATTTGCCTCATTGGCAACACGGGTGACCGGAAACGTGATTGCCGAAGGCACCAAGCAAATCGCTCAAGGCAATAAACCGAATATGCGCGATCTCCTGCTCACGCCAAAAAACATTCACCGCCTAACTCAACAATTGGCGCATCTTCGTGGCGCTGCGATGAAAATGGGCCAAATGCTATCAATGGATGCGGGTGATATTCTTGAGCCAGAGCTCGCTGAAATCTTGGCTAAATTGCGTTCCGACGCCGACCCAATGCCTTCAAAGCAGCTGAGCCAAACGCTCGCGGACGCGCTAGGGACAGAGTGGAAATCTCAGTTCCTCGCCTTCAATTTTAAGCCCATCGCGAGTGCGTCGATTGGTCAGGTCCACCAAGCGTACAGTGATGATGGCGACAACATTGCGATAAAAGTTCAGTACCCTGGCGTGCGTAAAAGCATCGACAGCGATGTAGACAACGTCGGAACCCTGCTAAAAATGGTTGGACTGATCCCCGACTCTGTGGATTACAACGGATTGCTGGAAGAAGCGAAGTGGCAACTTCATGATGAAGCAAACTATGTCAGAGAGGCGGAGTTTGCCCATCGCTATCGGGAAGCATTGAAAGACTCCCCCCATTTTGTTGTGCCGAAAGTATATTCGCTGATAAGCTCAGAATCTGTCCTTGCAATGGAATACCTTGAAGGCGAGCCCATTGAGACTCTAGTCAACGAGCCTGAAGCAGTGCGAGACCGCGCCATGACAAACTTGCTCGATCTTCTGTTTAAAGAGCTGTTCGAGTTCAAAATGGTTCAAACCGATCCCAATTTTGCCAACTATCTCTTCATGCGAGACACAGAGCAAATCGGGCTTCTGGATTTTGGCGCAACGCGTGAATATAGCGAGCGGTTCAGTTCCGGCTATCGGCAAGCGTTTCGTGCAGCCCTTAATCAAGATGAAACTGGGTTAAACAGCGCACTCGAGCAAATCGGCTTTTTTAGCCAAGGCATTTTGCCCGAGCAACGCAGTGCGATTCTCAACTTGGTCAACATGGCGTGTGAACCTATGTTGGTTGACGAGGCGTACGACTTTAAACGCAGTGACTTAGCCACGCGATTGCGGCAAGCTGGCTCGGTGTTGAGTATGGAGCAAGACTACTGGCACACCCCTCCCGCAGATGCTCTGTTCCTACATCGAAAAATCGGTGGTTTGTACCTTCTTGCTGCAAGGATTGGCGCGAAAGTCAACATTCATCGACTTGTCACGCCCTATCTAGACACTTAG
- a CDS encoding Lrp/AsnC family transcriptional regulator yields the protein MDKFDHQIIEILKRNARSSVSDIARQVNLSRSAVTARIAKLEQEKVILGYHAQLADKQSDAPKIQAYLALKFDMSSTTQYCETYAEKIYQIDGVKWCHAISGETDMMLFVEVPTMQRLNQVRDELQTIPELRHLMTHTVLTEFFNTHGH from the coding sequence ATGGACAAATTTGATCATCAAATCATAGAGATACTAAAACGCAACGCGAGATCCTCCGTAAGTGATATTGCTCGTCAGGTCAATCTGTCGCGTTCGGCGGTGACGGCACGCATTGCTAAGCTGGAGCAGGAAAAGGTTATTTTGGGCTATCACGCTCAACTTGCAGATAAACAAAGCGACGCTCCTAAAATTCAAGCCTATTTGGCGCTTAAGTTCGATATGTCCTCGACGACTCAGTACTGCGAGACTTACGCAGAAAAGATCTACCAGATTGACGGGGTGAAGTGGTGTCATGCGATTAGTGGCGAGACTGACATGATGCTCTTTGTGGAAGTGCCAACTATGCAGCGGTTGAATCAAGTCCGTGATGAACTGCAAACCATCCCTGAGTTACGACATTTAATGACCCATACCGTCTTAACGGAGTTTTTCAATACCCATGGCCATTGA
- a CDS encoding magnesium transporter, with protein MSQLQDLSVLIEQIVQAEDGEQVAILNDSIEDGLEPGAVALILEAFPIDERVRLWRSLPLELHIEVLTEARAEVRYSIIEELSEIELKLTLAKLDNLSLIEWADSLPEEIINEALSLIEKDELELYDQANEYEDDELGRWAERKVVTLPFNISVEKANILMERYSYDAPQQIYLINKRKQFRGVVNYIDLLRAEPTERLKNIAIENAVTLDAKLSLAETIEALEHSSVSAMPVTDETQMLVGEIDWQFALSTQREIYESRLMAGTGMDEGDDLFAPVMKSSQKRGVWLGINLMTAILASVTIGLFEDVIAQVVALAVLMPIVASMGGIAGSQTLTLMIRAMALNQITPGNRWALLKNEIGIGSINGLLWALIIGAMAGLWFQSTILGATIALAIIVNIITAALFGVLIPIALDKLKLDPALAGSVVLTTVTDVVGFFAFLGTASLVML; from the coding sequence GTGAGCCAATTGCAAGACCTCTCCGTACTGATCGAACAAATTGTTCAAGCGGAAGACGGTGAACAAGTTGCTATTTTAAATGACTCTATCGAAGACGGATTAGAACCCGGTGCAGTCGCCCTCATTCTTGAAGCTTTTCCCATCGACGAGCGTGTCCGTCTTTGGCGAAGCCTGCCTTTAGAACTGCATATTGAGGTCCTTACTGAAGCGCGTGCGGAAGTACGCTACTCGATCATTGAAGAGCTGTCGGAAATCGAGCTAAAGCTAACGCTTGCAAAGCTAGATAACCTCTCCTTAATCGAGTGGGCGGATTCTCTCCCAGAAGAGATCATCAACGAAGCCTTATCTCTAATTGAAAAAGATGAGCTTGAGCTCTACGACCAAGCCAATGAGTACGAAGATGATGAACTCGGTCGATGGGCAGAGCGAAAAGTCGTCACCCTACCGTTCAATATATCGGTTGAGAAAGCCAACATCTTGATGGAGCGATACAGCTACGACGCGCCGCAACAGATCTATTTAATCAACAAACGTAAGCAGTTCCGTGGGGTTGTCAATTATATTGATCTACTTCGCGCCGAGCCGACCGAGCGCCTTAAAAACATCGCCATAGAAAACGCGGTTACACTGGATGCGAAACTCTCGCTAGCAGAAACCATTGAAGCGCTGGAGCACTCGTCGGTTTCCGCCATGCCCGTCACAGATGAGACTCAAATGCTGGTCGGCGAAATTGATTGGCAGTTTGCGTTAAGTACCCAAAGAGAAATCTACGAATCTCGATTGATGGCGGGTACCGGTATGGACGAAGGCGATGACCTGTTTGCGCCAGTGATGAAAAGCTCACAAAAACGTGGCGTGTGGTTGGGGATTAACCTGATGACCGCGATTTTGGCTTCTGTGACCATTGGATTGTTTGAAGATGTGATTGCCCAAGTGGTCGCGCTGGCCGTTTTGATGCCGATTGTCGCGTCTATGGGTGGCATTGCGGGTAGCCAAACGCTGACTCTGATGATTCGTGCGATGGCGTTAAACCAAATTACGCCAGGTAACCGCTGGGCGCTGCTTAAAAATGAGATTGGAATTGGTTCGATAAACGGCTTGCTGTGGGCGCTAATTATTGGTGCGATGGCTGGGCTTTGGTTTCAATCGACGATACTCGGCGCCACTATCGCACTGGCGATAATCGTCAATATCATTACCGCAGCGCTATTTGGCGTGTTAATCCCTATTGCGTTGGATAAGCTGAAACTCGATCCTGCCCTCGCAGGCTCGGTGGTATTGACGACGGTTACGGATGTTGTGGGCTTTTTCGCCTTCTTAGGCACCGCAAGTTTGGTCATGCTGTAA
- a CDS encoding AraC family transcriptional regulator yields MNQVRFIRALGIKQLHLLAKHRYGISQGGLHIPESALENPMTLLPLSEVNRWYEKLEEQSENSDVILELSREIDLSKLGAISRWFLSGYDLASTIRRINHGLSSLQSGAYLSGAQSGAILKWIYHNPYIEPQCKIHDSIRVAVFMTKILRSYLGEDFTPMRVLVSGTRKNREKYEAYFGCPVEWSHCKTEMWFHSDLRLATQQKNLFPQQRLAMNFSDLDEFLNMPEPDDEVKVIYEVINYSRHYGLPTLERVSGLLGLSTQQFQRKLHGFGMNFTTVMGYVLSNTAVKLLSRGLSPDEVASHLGYQNSASFNRMFKKHRGLTPKQYVQHFQDLF; encoded by the coding sequence ATGAATCAAGTTCGATTTATTCGTGCGCTTGGCATCAAGCAGCTCCACTTACTCGCGAAGCATCGCTATGGCATTAGTCAAGGTGGGCTTCATATTCCTGAAAGCGCGTTAGAGAACCCAATGACATTGCTCCCCTTGTCGGAGGTCAACCGTTGGTATGAAAAGCTCGAAGAGCAGAGTGAAAACAGCGATGTGATTTTGGAGTTAAGTCGAGAAATAGACCTCAGCAAACTTGGCGCTATCTCTCGTTGGTTTTTGTCCGGCTACGATCTTGCCTCAACCATCCGTCGCATCAACCACGGGCTTAGCTCACTTCAATCTGGTGCCTATCTGTCTGGGGCACAAAGTGGTGCGATCTTAAAATGGATCTACCACAACCCATACATTGAGCCGCAGTGTAAGATTCACGACAGTATTCGAGTGGCGGTCTTTATGACGAAGATCCTACGTAGCTATCTCGGAGAGGACTTTACGCCAATGCGAGTTCTGGTGTCGGGAACGCGTAAAAACCGCGAAAAATATGAAGCGTATTTCGGCTGCCCTGTGGAGTGGAGCCATTGCAAAACCGAGATGTGGTTCCACTCTGATTTGCGCTTAGCGACACAACAGAAAAACTTGTTCCCTCAGCAACGTTTAGCGATGAACTTCTCTGATTTGGATGAGTTCCTGAATATGCCGGAACCGGACGATGAGGTGAAGGTGATCTATGAGGTCATTAATTACAGTCGTCATTACGGGCTGCCGACCTTGGAACGAGTCTCGGGTTTACTGGGGCTCTCTACTCAGCAGTTTCAGCGCAAGCTGCATGGATTTGGCATGAACTTTACGACAGTGATGGGGTATGTGCTGAGTAATACCGCGGTGAAGTTGCTCAGCCGCGGTTTATCGCCTGACGAAGTTGCGTCACATTTGGGTTATCAAAACAGCGCCAGTTTCAATCGCATGTTTAAAAAACATCGTGGTTTGACGCCCAAACAGTATGTGCAGCACTTTCAAGATCTTTTTTAG
- a CDS encoding HlyD family secretion protein yields the protein MLEGLAVWALFIYLLRLVGMPWNKFTQGFAYLGGASWLLFVWVGLINFTPMDLSGGSVVQSPHIQLRPDSANVTGKVEEIFIKPNQSVKKGQAIYRLDDTQYQIAYNQAKVSEEATSVAKEVAQEDVAIAKATYTSMQQDLTTTERQLEMAKVDYELQQKMLKRYKEQNRVVENTITASDIDKQETLVAKAKLNIETIESQLQTKQVETDKAKLAISKATLAVKAKHADWLKAQEQLAKAKWDLDSTLVRAPADGFVTNFILREGQRVSMMPRLQMYTEEKYVLMRVNHQAIRNVKPGQVAEFASSVYPGKIFSAEVEGIVEGTGEAQSNLLGLDQSVRKTTGQNLQNKHHFVRLKIEEPEGYDIPVGSVGLAWVSGEKPIGFMTFLDAIRGIIIRMKSQLYFFYSI from the coding sequence ATGTTAGAAGGCTTGGCCGTTTGGGCATTATTTATCTACTTACTTCGCCTAGTGGGAATGCCTTGGAACAAATTCACTCAAGGGTTCGCTTATCTGGGGGGCGCGTCTTGGCTATTGTTTGTCTGGGTTGGGCTGATCAATTTCACCCCGATGGACTTATCCGGCGGTTCGGTGGTTCAATCACCTCATATTCAGCTTCGTCCTGACTCTGCCAACGTTACCGGCAAAGTCGAAGAAATATTTATTAAACCCAATCAGTCGGTTAAAAAAGGACAAGCGATTTACCGCCTTGACGATACCCAGTATCAAATCGCCTACAATCAAGCCAAGGTATCGGAAGAAGCCACCAGCGTGGCGAAAGAGGTCGCTCAAGAAGATGTAGCTATTGCCAAGGCGACCTACACCTCAATGCAGCAAGACTTAACCACCACAGAGCGCCAGCTTGAAATGGCTAAAGTCGACTATGAACTGCAACAAAAGATGCTTAAACGCTACAAAGAGCAAAATCGCGTCGTCGAAAACACCATTACCGCCAGTGACATCGACAAACAAGAAACCTTAGTTGCGAAAGCGAAGCTCAATATCGAAACCATTGAATCTCAACTGCAAACCAAGCAAGTGGAAACGGATAAAGCGAAGCTGGCGATAAGCAAAGCGACACTCGCGGTGAAAGCCAAACACGCCGACTGGTTAAAAGCGCAAGAACAACTCGCGAAAGCAAAATGGGATCTCGACAGTACTCTGGTTCGCGCACCAGCAGATGGGTTTGTGACTAACTTCATTCTACGTGAGGGGCAGCGCGTTTCCATGATGCCTCGCCTGCAAATGTACACCGAAGAAAAATACGTTCTGATGCGCGTTAACCATCAAGCGATTCGAAACGTGAAACCAGGCCAAGTCGCAGAATTTGCTTCTTCTGTTTACCCAGGAAAGATCTTTTCCGCAGAGGTTGAAGGCATTGTCGAAGGCACAGGGGAAGCCCAAAGCAACTTGCTAGGTCTAGATCAATCGGTGCGAAAAACAACCGGACAAAACCTCCAAAACAAGCACCATTTCGTGAGGCTTAAAATCGAAGAACCAGAGGGGTACGATATCCCCGTCGGGTCCGTCGGGCTCGCATGGGTAAGTGGAGAAAAACCCATTGGGTTTATGACTTTTCTTGATGCCATACGTGGAATCATCATCCGGATGAAATCGCAGCTGTACTTCTTCTATTCCATTTAA
- a CDS encoding PLP-dependent aminotransferase family protein, which yields MTPIDSGDLTLSCKNSPLQQQLFQAIRSKVVSHLWPLGGKLPSTRKLALELSISRNTVIAAYEQLVAEGYLESRPGSGFFVAVELPEHYLNVKDRSPKSPAPSACRERPLLNQPFSPGIPDLAQFPIEKWQRFLQRHSGRLSLLGCQDVQGSMTLRSAIADYLATSRSVSCSPSQIVITSGAQQALYIASRVILQSGDALLMEQPGYTQMSKILDLNRVQVEPLCVRQHQGFNLQQVFSSRAKALYITPSNQYPMGTTLNTEQRLALIQWALASKSWIIEDDYDSEFQFAHRPYTSLQGLASDVGGANRVIYIGSFSKVMFNGLRLGYMVVPESTLEQCLVVKDAMGGDTPTHTQEALADFIREGDLLRHIRKMRRLYQHKHALTCQSIHRHFSPQVEVISQAAGLHVTLSWFCSVDEEEFVSQAAANGLVIRALSYYEDSAVKQGITRDWGGVVLGFGNVALDDIESNIAKLARIFDSLMAKA from the coding sequence TTGACGCCAATCGACAGTGGGGACTTAACCCTAAGTTGCAAAAATAGCCCATTGCAACAGCAGCTTTTTCAAGCCATTCGCAGTAAAGTCGTTAGCCATTTGTGGCCGCTTGGAGGCAAGCTGCCATCAACTAGAAAGCTGGCACTCGAGCTCTCTATAAGCCGTAATACGGTGATTGCCGCCTATGAACAACTCGTCGCAGAAGGCTATCTTGAAAGTCGCCCGGGGTCAGGGTTCTTTGTTGCTGTAGAGCTTCCGGAACACTACTTAAATGTGAAGGATAGGAGTCCCAAATCGCCCGCACCTTCTGCGTGCAGAGAGCGGCCATTGTTGAATCAACCATTCTCCCCTGGCATTCCTGATTTGGCGCAGTTTCCAATCGAAAAATGGCAGCGTTTCTTGCAGCGCCACTCGGGACGCTTGAGTTTACTTGGTTGCCAAGATGTGCAAGGGAGTATGACACTGCGCAGCGCGATTGCCGATTACTTAGCGACCAGTCGCAGCGTTTCGTGCTCGCCAAGCCAGATAGTGATTACCTCGGGCGCTCAACAGGCGTTGTACATTGCAAGTCGAGTTATTTTGCAATCGGGCGATGCGCTTTTAATGGAGCAGCCGGGTTATACGCAAATGAGTAAAATTCTCGATTTGAACCGAGTTCAGGTCGAGCCACTTTGCGTGCGTCAGCATCAAGGGTTTAACTTGCAGCAGGTCTTCTCTAGCCGTGCCAAAGCGCTCTATATCACTCCCAGTAATCAATACCCGATGGGAACAACGTTAAATACAGAGCAGCGTCTAGCGCTTATTCAATGGGCATTGGCAAGCAAGAGCTGGATTATTGAAGACGACTACGACAGTGAGTTTCAGTTTGCTCATCGTCCCTATACAAGTTTGCAAGGCCTTGCCAGTGATGTTGGAGGCGCGAACCGCGTTATTTACATCGGTTCCTTTAGTAAAGTGATGTTCAACGGACTGAGACTGGGCTATATGGTGGTCCCTGAATCGACGCTCGAGCAATGCCTAGTGGTCAAAGATGCAATGGGAGGTGATACGCCAACCCATACTCAAGAAGCGCTCGCAGATTTTATTCGTGAGGGCGATTTATTGCGCCACATTCGCAAGATGCGTCGTCTGTATCAACATAAGCATGCGCTGACTTGTCAGTCGATTCACCGCCATTTTTCTCCACAGGTTGAGGTGATCAGCCAAGCGGCAGGTTTGCACGTGACGCTTAGCTGGTTCTGCTCTGTGGACGAAGAGGAGTTTGTCTCGCAGGCTGCGGCAAATGGGCTAGTCATTCGCGCGCTCAGTTACTACGAAGACAGTGCGGTTAAGCAGGGAATAACCCGAGATTGGGGAGGTGTTGTGCTCGGGTTTGGTAACGTAGCGTTGGACGATATAGAGTCAAATATCGCCAAGTTAGCGCGAATATTTGACTCACTAATGGCGAAGGCTTAG
- the yjeH gene encoding L-methionine/branched-chain amino acid transporter, whose translation MSELRKDITLISGIGQLSTTLLGTGLFMVPAIAAGIAGHFSLWAWLILFVAICPIALTFAQLGKRYPNAGGTAYFVRQAFNKRLEKSVAWLFVSVIPVGVPAAIALAAGFLQQLLPQPINSSLVAQIITVGLLVAVNLAGTKSSGRLQTVIALSIFALIASFWWQGSIGTSDMVMPELTQESLWSIGAALGVMFWCFVGIEAFAHMGEEFKNPQRDFPIAILIGCFIAGATYWACSVVILKYHAYGSASFDSASIPWLSEQLFGEKFKLLISGLGFAACFASVNLYTQSLSRMVWAQARDYRPNSALARLSIRGVPANATIAIAVVLLISCVIGEISGLDLEFFLKLANGIFVLVYLLAMLSAFKLLTGAGRWLAAVSLMLCVLVFACLGWSMLYALCVFGLLSLPWQKYSGKKETQIEPN comes from the coding sequence ATGAGCGAACTCAGAAAGGATATCACCTTAATCTCTGGCATAGGCCAACTCTCAACCACGTTACTCGGCACAGGTCTATTTATGGTGCCTGCCATCGCCGCGGGTATTGCTGGCCACTTTTCTCTCTGGGCTTGGTTGATTCTGTTTGTCGCCATTTGCCCAATCGCCCTAACGTTTGCCCAACTTGGAAAACGTTACCCAAATGCAGGCGGCACTGCCTACTTTGTCAGACAAGCGTTCAATAAGCGGTTAGAAAAAAGCGTCGCTTGGTTGTTTGTTAGCGTCATTCCTGTTGGCGTTCCCGCTGCGATTGCCTTGGCGGCCGGTTTTTTACAACAGCTTCTGCCACAGCCAATCAATAGCTCTCTTGTGGCACAAATTATCACCGTCGGCCTGCTTGTCGCGGTCAACCTCGCGGGGACCAAATCCTCTGGAAGGTTACAGACGGTCATCGCGCTGAGTATTTTCGCTCTCATCGCGAGCTTTTGGTGGCAAGGTTCAATTGGTACATCAGACATGGTTATGCCAGAACTTACTCAAGAGTCCCTCTGGAGTATCGGCGCCGCGCTTGGTGTGATGTTTTGGTGCTTTGTCGGTATAGAAGCATTTGCGCATATGGGAGAAGAGTTTAAAAACCCACAACGTGATTTCCCTATCGCGATCTTGATTGGGTGTTTTATCGCAGGCGCAACGTACTGGGCTTGCTCGGTCGTGATTCTAAAATACCACGCCTATGGTTCGGCGAGCTTTGACAGCGCCTCGATACCTTGGCTGTCTGAGCAACTGTTTGGCGAGAAATTTAAACTGTTGATCAGTGGACTTGGATTCGCAGCCTGCTTCGCTAGCGTCAACCTTTACACACAAAGTTTGTCGAGAATGGTTTGGGCACAAGCAAGGGATTATCGCCCAAATAGTGCACTGGCAAGACTCTCCATTCGTGGCGTCCCAGCGAATGCGACGATTGCGATTGCAGTCGTGCTGCTCATCTCCTGCGTGATTGGTGAAATCTCAGGACTCGATTTGGAGTTTTTCCTCAAGCTAGCTAATGGCATCTTCGTTCTGGTGTATCTGCTGGCCATGCTCTCTGCGTTCAAACTTTTGACAGGAGCTGGCCGTTGGCTAGCTGCAGTTTCGCTAATGCTTTGCGTGCTCGTCTTCGCTTGTTTGGGTTGGTCCATGCTTTACGCTTTGTGCGTATTCGGGCTGCTCTCTTTACCGTGGCAAAAGTATTCTGGCAAAAAAGAGACGCAAATCGAGCCGAACTAA